Within Seriola aureovittata isolate HTS-2021-v1 ecotype China chromosome 12, ASM2101889v1, whole genome shotgun sequence, the genomic segment atgatgaagaaagcAACATCCAGTGTACAACTCTCGCTATTTACTGTATCTTTTAAAgtttggatttctttttctcaggTTTACTATGCTATTGGTGCACTGTCAAAGTCAGTGTATGAGAAGATGTTCCTGTGGATGGTGGTGAGAATCAACCAATCCCTGGACACCAAGCAGCCTCGCCAATACTTTATTGGTGTGCTGGACATTGCTGGATTTGAGATCTTTGATGTAAGTGACATCCAGACCAGACCTCTTTCAACATAATATGAATCattagataataaataaattggtATTTTTTTGCTTTCCAGTTCAACACCTTTGAGCAACTGTGCATCAACTTCACCAATGAaaaactgcaacagtttttcAACCACCACATGTTTGTGCTGGAGCAGGAAGAGTACAAGAAAGAGGGCATTGAATGGACCTTCATAGATTTTGGTATGGATTTGCAGGCCTGTATTGACCTGATTGAAAAGGTGAGGGACAGGCTAAATGTTCAGACATGAATAAATCAAGATTACTGACATTATATAACTCATTTTACTTTATCTTTTCATCTCCTCAGCCCATGGGTATCATGTCTATCCTTGAAGAGGAGTGCATGTTTCCCAAAGCCTCTGACTCCACCTTTAAAGCTAAGCTCTATGACAATCATCTGGGGAAATCCAACAACTTCCAGAAGCCAAGAATTGTCAAAGGAAAACCAGAGGCCCATTTTGCCCTGATGCACTACGCTGGAACTGTTGATTACAATATCAACAACTGGCTGGTGAAGAACAAGGATCCACTGAATGAGACGGTTGTAGGACTCTACCAGAAGTCTTCTCTCAAGATGTTGAGTATCCTCTTCGCAAATTATTCTGGAGCAGAATCATGTAAGAATAAAGTAAATGTACTATATTAACCTCCACTGGAAATgtcaatattttataaaatgtttaattgtgAGAACTGCAAGACTAACTGCAGCCTGTGTCTATTATTGCAACCTAATGagactgttaatgctaatgttttatTAGCTGAAAGTGGAAAAGGCAGCAAAGGAGGAAGCAAGAAGAAGGGCTCATCCTTCCAAACTGTTTCTGCCTTGCACAGGGTTCGTAAAGACAAACAATGACTACTTCATATGGAAAATAATGACAGAAACATCATTTTGCACTTATAAGTTAAAGGTATACTTCACAATAAcctacactttaaaaaaaaaaaacttttgattACCTCAACAGGAGAACCTGAACAAGCTGATGACCAACTTGAGGTCTACTCACCCTCACTTTGTACGCTGCATCATCCCCAACGAGACCAAGACTCCTGGGGCCATGGAGAATCCACTGGTGATGCACCAGCTGCGCTGTAACGGTGTGCTGGAAGGCATCAGGATCTGCAGAAAGGGCTTCCCCAACAGGATCCTCTACGGAGATTTCAAACAGAGGTATTATCTCACGCCATTTTTCTGTTACTATATAATTCccaaagaaaatagaaatataagtCTTTCTTGATTTTCTAGATATCGCATCCTGAATCCTGCTGCCATCCCCGACGGTCAGTTCATTGACAGCAGGAAGGGAGCTGAGAAACTTCTTGGGTCTCTGGATATTGATCACAATCAATACAAGTTTGGACACACTAAGGTAAtcaataaaagggaaaaaccAAAGCACATATATGTTAAATTGTCTAATATGTCCAGAAACATAAACAGTAAACACTAGTGAACAGTTATAGGACCAGAGTGTAGGATTTAGGGGGTATAATATTCATAATGAcgttttcattagtgtataatcaGATGAAATTAAGAGATGCTGTGTTTACGTTCACTTAGAATCCACCATCCTGtaatgtttctacagtagcccagcATGGACAAACCCAATACTGGCTTTTTCGTTACCTGAGGACCACCAAAGGTTCTCATACAAGCTTGGAAGGGGGAAGAGTGAGGGAAGGGGTATTGAGTTGGTTGCAATCTGCCACCTCACCAGATGCCAGTAGATCCTACACATTGGTCCTTTGAAGCAAGATTATATAACTTTTGTTGAACAGTAAGCATTGTGACAAGTGACAACTGCAGGAAAATGGTAAATGTGAAAAGTAGTAGAAGAGTAAGTAGAGAGGAGTCATCAAGTTACTACACTGACTGAATTTTTTTCACAGCAATATATCTTAAGTTTGTGAGAATTAGTTAATATTTGCCATCTTAAGCTACTGGTCTTACAGGACCAAACAAgcctatggcagaaaaattTACTAAAGTGGGAACCATTAAGTGTAACACCTGGTGAACATTTACCTGCTGTGACATGCTCCTAAAGGTGTTCTTCAAGGCTGGTCTTCTTGGGCAACTGGAGGAAATGAGGGATGACCGTTTGTCACTCATTATCACTGGAATCCAAGCGAGATCAAGAGGTCTCCTGGCAAGAGTGGAATTCCAGAAGATTGTTGAAAGGAGGTCAGAGGAATcatccatttaaaataaataaaaccaagtaaatgattatgattattcATAATGATCTTTTTTTGTATGAAGTCATAGTAATAACTTTGGTTGATCTTGGCCAGAGATGCACTATTGGTGATCCAGTGGAACATCCGTGCCTTCATGGGGGTCAAGAATTGGCCCTGGATGAAGCTGTTCTTTAAGATTAAACCACTGCTGAGATCTGCTGAGGCAGAAAAGGAGATGGCCAACATGAAGGAAGAATTCCTGAAGCTGAAAGAAGCTTATGCAAAGTCTGAAGCTCGTAGGAAGGAACTAGAGGAGAAAATGGTATCACTTCTCCAAGAGAAGAATGACCTGCAGCTCCAAGTCCAGGCTGTAAGTATAATGAAGGGTTTTCTAATGATTAGATGTCAAAATATTCATTAAACCATACATAAAATAATGCATACATGCAACTTATCATGTGTTAGAATGTTATCTATTTAATAACGATTTGATTTCAGGAGCAAGACAATCTTGCAGATGCCGAAGAAAGATGTGAGGGGCTGATCAAACACAAAATTCAGATGGAGGCAAAAGCCAAAGAGCTATCTGAGAGACtcgaggatgaggaggagatgaaCGCTGAACTCACAGCAAAGAAGCGGAAGTTGGAGGATGAGTGCTCTGAGTTAAAGAAGGACATTGACGACTTAGAGTTAACTCTGGCCAaagtggagaaagagaaacatgcCACTGAGAACAAGGTATGACAACTCCCCAGCATGCTAGTGCATGAACAAgtgacatgtttttatcttgtttacAATAACTACAGTATTTATCAATTTGCAGGTGAAGAACCTGGTCGAGGAGATGGCAGCTCTGGATGAAATCATTGCCAAGTTGACCAAGGAAAAGAAAGCCTTACAGGAAGCTCATCAGCAAACACTGGATGACCTGCAGAGTGAAGAAGACAAAGTCAACTCTCTGACCAAGGCCAAGTCTAAGCTGGAGCAGCAAGTAGATGATGTATGTATTTAAAAGCTTGTTGTCTccatcattttaaatatgtttagAAAGGTAATTCTCTGTCCAAAACATGTTGATGAAAATTGTGACCTTTTCTAATGATATAATCCAGCTTGAAGGTTCTTTGGAACAAGAGAAGAAAGTAAGAATGGATCTTGAAAGAGCAAAGAGGAAGCTGGAGGGTGATCTGAAACTGACCCAGGAGAGCCTCATGGACCTGGAGAATGACAAGCAACAACTTGAGGAGCATCTGAAAAAGTAATTATTCTTTATGTAGGCATGTATTTCTTACAATACAGATATGAAAAAGGATACAATAATGCTGATACTGCTATACAGTTGCTCTAGCTTTTACTATTTCCCTATTTTACCACAGGAAAGACTTTGAAGTCAGTCAGCTGAATAGTAAAATAGAGGATGAGCAGGCCATTGCCATTCAGCTCcaaaagaaactgaaagagCTGCAGGTAATGAATGACTCACATGTACTGGTTAAAAATTGGTAAAAGCTCAATAGTAAGAGTGACTAAATAATTATGGCTCAACAGGCCCGCATTGAAGAGCTGGAAGAAGAGCTTGAGGCAGAGCGAGCTGCTCGAGCCAAAGTGGAGAAGCAGAGAGCAGACTTGgccagagagctggaggagatcagtgagaggctggaggaggctgGTGGAGCAACATCTGCCCAGATTGAGATGAACAAGAAGAGGGAGGCTGAGTTCCAGAAACTCCGCAGAGACCTTGAAGAGGCCACTCTGCAGCATGAAGCCACCGCTGCCACGCTCAGGAAGAAACAAGCTGACAGTGTTGCTGACCTGGGAGAGCAGATTGACAACCTGCAGAGAGTCAAGCAGAaactggagaaggagaagagtgAGCTCAAACTAGAGCTGGATGATGTGGTCTCCAATATGGAACATATTGTGAAGACAAAGGTTAGCTCAACTGACTGAATAATTTAGTGTTAATGTTGACATAGCAAACATAAGTAGGTATTTAGTGTGCAAGGGGTGGGGTGTATTTAAAATTCTTGttttgatgtgatttatttcagaCAAATCTAGAGAAGACATGTAGGACTACGGAAGATCAGATGAATGAATACAAGACCAAGTTTGAAGAGGCTCAACGCTGCATCAATGACTTCAATATGCAAAAAGCAAAGCTTCAAACTGAAAATGGTACTATTTTTGCAATTGTTACAAACTGATACCCAAGTATTTGATAGCTGACAatttttgtttacaaaatgttttcaaacttaaaaaaaaaaaaaaaaatctttgaggttttctgtaaaaaaaaaacaaacagaaaaaacaaaatgtttaatataggtaaaaaaaaaaaggacacagaCAATGACACTCTGCATTTTCCAAATTACTAGGTGAGCTCTTACGGCAACTGGAGGAGAAGGATTCCCTGGTGTCTCAACTCACAAGAGGAAAAATGTCTTACACTCAACAGATTGAAGACTTAAAGAGACAACTGGAAGAGGAGACCAAGGTAAAATCAGGTTGCATTGCGTTCATTTAATtcaagtggtcattagaggaactgcagttctTGGCCCTtgatggcttcatttttcaggccCCAAGGTTGCTGCTTGGGTGTTACTCATTCATATGATTTTGTTTCAACAGGCAAAGAGTGCTCTGGCCCATGCAGTGCAGTCTTCTCGTCATGACTGTGACCTGCTCAGGGAGCAGtatgaggaggagcaggaggccaAGGCTGAACTGCAGCGCAGCATGTCAAAGGCCAACTCTGAGGTGGCTCAGTGGAGAACTAAGTATGAAACCGATGCCATCCAGAGGACTGAGGAACTGGAAGAGGCCAAGTAAGACAGTTTATGATgcaaattcattatttaatctGTAATTcctaaaaagacattttacttcATCTATCGGGtcagctttttgtttgtgttatgttCCTACTAAAATATAAGACGAACAAAAAGTTTGTCTGTTAGATGACTAAACAGCCAAAGTGGTTGATTTTTTATACAATTGTGTTATCCAACAGGCACAACTGCAGGAACATTAAATAATTTGAATGATTGATTTCTTTAGGAAAAAGCTGGCTCAGCGTCTGCAGGACGCTGAGGAGGCTGTTGAAGCAGTGAATGCTAAATGCTCCTCTCTGGAGAAGACCAAACACAGACTGCAGAATGAGATTGAAGATCTCATGGTGGATGTGGAGAGGtctaatgctgctgctgctgctctggacaAGAAGCAACGAAACTTTGACAAGGTGAAGTACTGCTGATAATTCCTGTGCACCAAACATATGAATTGGTAGCGTAGTCTCTCACACCTATAGATTGGATGAATCTTTTATTTGACCTTTTGATATTTCccagtgaaatgtgtttattaaacTTTATATCTTTCCACTTTAATTGTTTCATACACAGTGCACTCCCAAACCTGTAGTCCTGTCTCCATTCATGCAGCACATATCCACTTACTGTTGGTCTTTCTATTCACTGCAGGTCCTGTCTGAGTGGAAGCAGAAGTATGAAGAGTCTCAGTGTGAGCTGGAGAGCTCTCAGAAGGAGGCCAGGGCTCTGAGCACTGAACTCTTCAAGCTGAAGAACTCTTACGAGGAGTCTCTGGATCACCTGGAGAccatgaagagagaaaacaagaactTACAGGGTAAGATTTACTACCAGGGTTTCTGGTCAGGTTTCTGTAGACATACTTTACAGAGTTAATTGCAAAGCCATCGTAATCACACTATTTTACATCCTACAGAGGAGATATCTGACCTCACTGAGCAACTTGGTGAGGGAGGTAAGAGCATCCATGAACTTGAGAAATTACGGAAGCAACTGGAACAGGAGAAGAATGAGATCCAGTCTGCTCTTGAGGAAGCTGAGGTACTGGTCTTCCTCTATGAGTAGATTTTACAGTAACACTGACTGCTGTTATGTTAAAAGTCTGTACTCTCCTGCCCACCAGGCCTCCCTGGAGCATGAAGAGGGTAAGATTCTAAGAGCCCAGTTAGAGTTCAATCAAGTTAAAGCTGACATTGAACGCAAACTAGCTGAGAAAGATGAGGAGATGGAGCAGTGCAAGAGGAACCTGCAGAGGACCATTGATACCCTACAAAGCTCTCTGGAAGCTGAGTGTCGCAGCAGGAATGAGGCCCTGCgtctgaagaagaagatggagggagaccTCAATGAGATGGAGATCCAGCTCAGCCAGGCCAACAGGCAGGCAGCTGAGGCCCAGAAACAACTTAAATCTGTTCATGCGCATCTGAAGGTAAACTAGTAAAGGAAAGGCTCGCTTTCTTAAGATGTTTCATATTCAAACTGTTTATAAACATTAATGTGATTGATGTCATCTCATTCAGGATTGCCAAATTCAGCTCAATGAATCTGTTCGGGCCA encodes:
- the LOC130179075 gene encoding myosin-7-like gives rise to the protein MGDAAMKEFGAAAPYLRKSDKERLEAQTRLFDMKKECFVPDTDEEYVKASITSREGDKVTAQTERGKTVTVKECDVHPQNPPKFDKIEDMAMFTFLHEPAVLFNLKERYAAWMIYTYSGLFCVTVNPYKWLPVYNKEVVVAYRGKKRTEAPPHIFSISDNAYQYMLTDRENQSILITGESGAGKTVNTKRVIQYFASIAAGGKKDGSSDKKGTLEDQIIQANPALEAFGNAKTIRNDNSSRFGKFIRIHFAASGKLASADIETYLLEKSRVTFQLKAERDYHIFYQILSQKKPELLEMLLITNNPYDYAFISQGETTVASINDAEELMATDDAFDVLGFTQEEKNGIYKLTGAIMHYGNMKFKQKQREEQAEADGTEDADKVAYLMGLNSADLIKGLCHPRVKVGNEWVTKGQNVQQVYYAIGALSKSVYEKMFLWMVVRINQSLDTKQPRQYFIGVLDIAGFEIFDFNTFEQLCINFTNEKLQQFFNHHMFVLEQEEYKKEGIEWTFIDFGMDLQACIDLIEKPMGIMSILEEECMFPKASDSTFKAKLYDNHLGKSNNFQKPRIVKGKPEAHFALMHYAGTVDYNINNWLVKNKDPLNETVVGLYQKSSLKMLSILFANYSGAESSESGKGSKGGSKKKGSSFQTVSALHRENLNKLMTNLRSTHPHFVRCIIPNETKTPGAMENPLVMHQLRCNGVLEGIRICRKGFPNRILYGDFKQRYRILNPAAIPDGQFIDSRKGAEKLLGSLDIDHNQYKFGHTKVFFKAGLLGQLEEMRDDRLSLIITGIQARSRGLLARVEFQKIVERRDALLVIQWNIRAFMGVKNWPWMKLFFKIKPLLRSAEAEKEMANMKEEFLKLKEAYAKSEARRKELEEKMVSLLQEKNDLQLQVQAEQDNLADAEERCEGLIKHKIQMEAKAKELSERLEDEEEMNAELTAKKRKLEDECSELKKDIDDLELTLAKVEKEKHATENKVKNLVEEMAALDEIIAKLTKEKKALQEAHQQTLDDLQSEEDKVNSLTKAKSKLEQQVDDLEGSLEQEKKVRMDLERAKRKLEGDLKLTQESLMDLENDKQQLEEHLKKKDFEVSQLNSKIEDEQAIAIQLQKKLKELQARIEELEEELEAERAARAKVEKQRADLARELEEISERLEEAGGATSAQIEMNKKREAEFQKLRRDLEEATLQHEATAATLRKKQADSVADLGEQIDNLQRVKQKLEKEKSELKLELDDVVSNMEHIVKTKTNLEKTCRTTEDQMNEYKTKFEEAQRCINDFNMQKAKLQTENGELLRQLEEKDSLVSQLTRGKMSYTQQIEDLKRQLEEETKAKSALAHAVQSSRHDCDLLREQYEEEQEAKAELQRSMSKANSEVAQWRTKYETDAIQRTEELEEAKKKLAQRLQDAEEAVEAVNAKCSSLEKTKHRLQNEIEDLMVDVERSNAAAAALDKKQRNFDKVLSEWKQKYEESQCELESSQKEARALSTELFKLKNSYEESLDHLETMKRENKNLQEEISDLTEQLGEGGKSIHELEKLRKQLEQEKNEIQSALEEAEASLEHEEGKILRAQLEFNQVKADIERKLAEKDEEMEQCKRNLQRTIDTLQSSLEAECRSRNEALRLKKKMEGDLNEMEIQLSQANRQAAEAQKQLKSVHAHLKDCQIQLNESVRANDDLKENIAIVERRNNLLQAELEELRAALEQTERSRKLAEQELLDVSERVQLLHSQNTSLINQKKKLEIDASQLQTELEEAVQECRNAEEKAKKAITDAAMMAEELKKEQDTSAHLERMKKNMEQTIKDLQHRLDEAEQIAMKGGKKQVQKLEARVRELENEVELEQKKSSEAIKGIRKYERRIKELTYQTEEDRKNIARLQDLVDKLQLKVKAYKRTAEEAEEQANTHLTKFRKLQHELDEAEERADIAESQVNKLRAKSRDVGSKKGLDEE